In a single window of the Anopheles bellator unplaced genomic scaffold, idAnoBellAS_SP24_06.2 scaffold01196_ctg1, whole genome shotgun sequence genome:
- the LOC131214504 gene encoding uncharacterized protein LOC131214504 → MANHSEVVRSERVVNERRRVVWTQELMFKIIDAVKEEPLLWNPLHVDFKHRSKKNAAFVRVAAQLQLPIEAVRQKWDVLKGSYHKNRRALENQPASAIRWFAFDRLSFLAPAGVVIGASDVTDVPTSSE, encoded by the exons ATGGCGAACCATAGTGAAGTTGTTAGATCGGAGCGTGTAGTCAACGAACGCCGACGAGTGGTG tgGACACAAGAACTGATGTTCAAAATCATCGACGCTGTGAAGGAGGAACCACTGCTGTGGAACCCCTTGCACGTGGACTTTAAACATCGTTCGAAGAAGAATGCAGCTTTTGTTCGAGTTGCTGCCCAGCTGCAGCTACCAATAGAAGCAGTGCGCCAAAAATGGGATGTGCTGAAAGGCTCATACCATAAAAATCGCCGAGCGCTAGAAAACCAGCCGGCAAGTGCGATACGATGGTTTGCCTTCGATAGGCTATCGTTTTTGGCTCCTGCTGGAGTGGTTATCGGAGCC